Below is a window of Calderihabitans maritimus DNA.
TCGAAACCGGCCTGGTGAAAAGTCTGAGAAACCCTGGCGCCAATATTACAGGGGTTGACAACTTTCATGTAGAGCTTACTGGCAAAAGATTAGAATTTTTGCAAAAGCTGTTACCTGAGGTGAGGAAGGTAATAATTCTGTATGACCCAATTGTTAGGCCTACTCCTTTTTCTTTACAAAAGGCGCAGGAAGTGGCGGAAAAATTGGGGATTTTACCGCACCTGGTGGCGGTTAATTCCCGCCAAGAACTGGGCAAAATCTTGTCTCCCGTTAACAACCATGAGGTAGATGCCATCCTTATTTTGCCCAGCTTTAATCTGGAATCGGCAACCCACCAATTGGTTGAATTTTCTTTCCAGAAGAAAATACCCGTTATCGGAGTATATGCGGAGGAAGTGGAGCAGGGTTATCTGGCTTCTTACGGTGTTTCCTTTCACAGTCAGGGCTTTCAGGCCGCTCGCCTGGTAGCAAAGGTGTTGCGCGGTCAAGACCCGGCTGGTATTCCGGTGGAGCTGCCGGAAGACCTGCGCTTGGTGGTCAACCTTTCCACTGCCCGGGTTCTCGGTTTAAATATCTCGCCTTTCGGTTTATCTTACGCTGACGTGATTTTGGATAGGAAGCAGGAAGGAGTTGGCCCCGGTGATTAATTCCAAAATCTTTAGTTGGCGAGGGCGCCTCAAGTTCCGGGTTTTAGCATTTAGCCTTATCATGTCCATTATTCCGCTACTGATTTTGGGCCTGCTTAACATTTCGGCGGCTCGTCTCAACTTAGAGTCGGCCATCCAGAGTCGGGAAATGGCTACTGCTCGGAAGATCGCCCGGGAAATTGAGGGTCAGATGCAGAAGATAGAAGAAAAATTAATGCTGACGGCCAATTCTTTCCACGTTCAACTATTGACGGCTGATTACAGGGAAAGGGAACGTCTCCTGTACACTATTCTCAAAGATACTTCCTCTCTGGAAGAGGTTAAATTGTGGGACAACAGCGGAAAAGAACTGGCCCGCGTTTCCCGCCGCGAAGTGATTATCCAGGAGGATTTAGGAAATGTTGAAAAAACACCGGAATTTCGGACTGTTATTCAGGACCGTCCTTATCACGGCCCGGTCGAGCTGGGGGAAGACGGCCGGCCGATGATAACCATTGCCGTACCGGTGAGGGACCTTAGCGGAACCAGGGTGGTGGGCGGTCTCGCCGCTCGGGTCAGTCTACGTAACGTGATGGATGCGGTATTGCAGATCCCGACGGGGAACGCCGGTTATGTGTTGGTTGTGGATCAGACGGGAAGGCTTATCGGGCATACGGATTTCAGTGAGGTTCTGCGTAACCGGTCTGTACTGTCTTCTCTTTGCGTACAAGAACTGCTCAGCGGGACGGATCCGGCAAAGCTGCCGGTACCCCACCGTTACCGAACTTATACCGGTCTTGAAGTATTGGGAGTTTATGCTCCAGTAAATTCTCTGGGCTGGGGTGTCGTGATAGAAGAACCGGTCCACCAGGTTTTCACACCCATTCGTCAGATGGCGTTAAAACTGGGCCTTGCTACTCTGGTGGTGGCGCTGCTAGTGACCATTATCAGTGTTAGTTCAGCTTTGCGCTTCACCCGCCCCATTGAAATTCTGGAGGA
It encodes the following:
- a CDS encoding ABC transporter substrate-binding protein, translating into MAKKRLIFLTMIALLVILVVSMALTDNEEKKPVFRVGVLVSGDARLAKLSGLKEGLKTYGYYEGENVHFIVKNARYSRERVFPMARELVALHPDVIVAAGGIEAEAAKLATEKTEIPVVFMGVASSVETGLVKSLRNPGANITGVDNFHVELTGKRLEFLQKLLPEVRKVIILYDPIVRPTPFSLQKAQEVAEKLGILPHLVAVNSRQELGKILSPVNNHEVDAILILPSFNLESATHQLVEFSFQKKIPVIGVYAEEVEQGYLASYGVSFHSQGFQAARLVAKVLRGQDPAGIPVELPEDLRLVVNLSTARVLGLNISPFGLSYADVILDRKQEGVGPGD
- a CDS encoding sensor histidine kinase; the protein is MINSKIFSWRGRLKFRVLAFSLIMSIIPLLILGLLNISAARLNLESAIQSREMATARKIAREIEGQMQKIEEKLMLTANSFHVQLLTADYRERERLLYTILKDTSSLEEVKLWDNSGKELARVSRREVIIQEDLGNVEKTPEFRTVIQDRPYHGPVELGEDGRPMITIAVPVRDLSGTRVVGGLAARVSLRNVMDAVLQIPTGNAGYVLVVDQTGRLIGHTDFSEVLRNRSVLSSLCVQELLSGTDPAKLPVPHRYRTYTGLEVLGVYAPVNSLGWGVVIEEPVHQVFTPIRQMALKLGLATLVVALLVTIISVSSALRFTRPIEILEEGVKRVGAGDLDYVIDFKSEDEVGRLVAAFNQMTRELKQKREMEAMVVQADKLAAVGLLASGVAHEINNPLASVAAYSQDLLERLETEKAEELLESGELIHYLTVIKEQVARAKKITQNLLNFARQSEWQPQELSVNSVIEDALALLEYQFKQADIVIEKKLEPQLPPVLADRLQLQQVFVNLFQNALDAMDKSGRLTISTSLEENYIKVTVSDTGCGIPEEQLPKIFDPFFTTKPAGVGTGLGLSICYGIISRLKGRIKVTSQTGKGTTVTVCLPVSRGKEGLNETAS